The following are encoded together in the Alphaproteobacteria bacterium genome:
- a CDS encoding tripartite tricarboxylate transporter substrate binding protein — translation MKIVRLILAGLLVAATSAAQAQPAYPSRPVTLVAAFAPGGGTDTAARLIAKELAAELGQPVVVDNRAGAGGAIGATSVARAAADGHTLLLGTGSELVVLPAVKAKPPYDTLKEFVPVARIGTVSLMLVAHPSVPASTVQELIALARARPGELTYASFGIGSTNHLIGEFFTGRTGTNLLHVPYKGSAAAATDLVSGQVKLAFDTLSVAMPLVRSGRLKALAVLSPVRSALAPELPTMTESGVALATEGWMGVLAPRDTPNAIVERLNRAINKVLAMRAVRDAFDGRGVTVATGTPDQFADFVKGEVKQWTAVVKASGVQVD, via the coding sequence TTGAAGATCGTGCGACTCATCCTGGCCGGCCTGCTGGTGGCGGCCACATCGGCGGCGCAAGCGCAGCCGGCCTATCCCTCCAGGCCCGTCACGCTTGTCGCGGCCTTCGCGCCGGGCGGCGGCACCGACACCGCCGCGCGTCTCATCGCCAAGGAACTCGCCGCCGAGCTTGGGCAACCCGTCGTGGTCGACAATCGCGCGGGGGCCGGCGGGGCCATCGGCGCCACATCGGTGGCCCGCGCCGCCGCCGACGGCCACACGCTGCTGCTGGGCACCGGCTCGGAGCTGGTGGTGCTGCCGGCGGTCAAGGCGAAGCCGCCCTACGACACGCTGAAGGAGTTCGTGCCGGTCGCAAGGATCGGCACCGTTTCGCTGATGCTGGTGGCGCATCCGTCGGTGCCGGCGAGCACGGTGCAGGAACTGATCGCACTCGCTCGCGCCCGTCCCGGGGAGCTGACCTACGCATCCTTCGGCATCGGCTCGACCAACCATCTCATCGGCGAGTTCTTCACCGGAAGGACCGGCACGAACCTGCTGCACGTGCCGTACAAGGGCAGCGCGGCGGCGGCTACGGATCTGGTCTCCGGACAGGTCAAGCTGGCGTTCGATACGCTGAGCGTGGCGATGCCATTGGTGCGCAGCGGAAGGCTGAAGGCTCTGGCGGTCCTGTCTCCGGTGCGCTCGGCACTCGCGCCCGAGCTGCCGACGATGACCGAGAGCGGCGTGGCGTTGGCCACCGAGGGCTGGATGGGCGTGCTGGCGCCCCGCGACACGCCCAACGCGATCGTCGAGCGGCTCAACCGGGCGATCAACAAGGTGCTGGCCATGCGGGCCGTGCGTGACGCCTTCGACGGACGCGGCGTAACGGTGGCGACCGGCACGCCGGATCAGTTCGCCGACTTCGTCAAGGGCGAAGTCAAGCAGTGGACCGCCGTCGTGAAGGCCTCCGGCGTTCAGGTCGATTGA
- a CDS encoding YggT family protein, with amino-acid sequence MAAVIDIVFNLFMWLLIIQAVMSWLLAFNVLNPRNQVVGMIWQFMLRLTEPLLRPIRRFLPNFGGIDLAPLVLILIIYFVRRSILIPLSYGQTPSLL; translated from the coding sequence CTGGCGGCCGTCATCGACATTGTGTTCAACCTGTTCATGTGGCTGCTGATCATCCAGGCCGTCATGAGCTGGCTGCTGGCGTTCAACGTGCTGAACCCGCGCAACCAGGTCGTCGGCATGATCTGGCAGTTCATGCTGCGGCTCACCGAGCCGCTCCTGCGGCCGATCCGCCGCTTCCTGCCGAATTTCGGCGGCATCGATCTGGCGCCGCTGGTGCTGATCCTGATCATCTACTTCGTCCGCCGTTCCATCCTGATTCCCCTCTCGTACGGACAAACCCCTTCGCTGCTGTGA
- a CDS encoding DUF167 domain-containing protein, which yields MSFWTATRDGVRLRLKVRPQARRVGIDGLVPDRDGEALSISVTAAPEDGKANAAVIALLARALDVARSAISVTQGAAARRKTIHVAGDPAALGATLETWRESPP from the coding sequence GTGAGCTTCTGGACCGCGACCCGGGACGGCGTGCGCCTGCGCCTGAAGGTGCGCCCGCAGGCCCGGCGCGTCGGCATCGACGGCCTGGTGCCCGATCGCGACGGCGAGGCGCTGTCGATCTCCGTCACCGCCGCGCCGGAGGACGGCAAGGCCAATGCCGCAGTGATCGCGCTGCTCGCCCGGGCACTCGATGTCGCCCGATCCGCCATCAGCGTCACCCAGGGCGCCGCCGCCCGGCGCAAGACCATCCATGTCGCGGGCGACCCTGCGGCGTTGGGCGCGACGCTCGAAACCTGGAGGGAGAGCCCGCCATGA
- a CDS encoding RidA family protein has protein sequence MSKQKIQSDAAPAALGPYSQAIAAGGFIYCSGQIPIDPKTGQFAGDTIEAQTHQVLKNLQAVLKAAGSDLARAVKTTVFLADMNDFTAMNGVYQTYFADPAPARSTVQVARLPRDARVEIEVVCLA, from the coding sequence ATGAGCAAGCAGAAGATCCAGTCCGACGCCGCCCCCGCCGCGCTGGGCCCCTATTCGCAGGCGATCGCCGCCGGCGGCTTCATCTATTGCTCGGGCCAGATTCCGATCGATCCGAAGACCGGGCAGTTCGCCGGCGATACGATCGAGGCGCAGACGCACCAGGTGCTGAAGAACCTGCAGGCGGTGCTCAAGGCCGCCGGCAGCGATCTCGCCCGGGCTGTGAAGACGACGGTGTTCCTCGCCGACATGAACGACTTCACGGCCATGAACGGCGTCTACCAGACCTACTTCGCCGACCCGGCGCCGGCGCGCAGCACGGTGCAGGTGGCGCGCCTGCCGCGCGACGCGCGGGTCGAGATCGAGGTCGTCTGCCTCGCCTGA
- a CDS encoding FHA domain-containing protein — protein MEAAGLGALLAGQLFTVVVPLIFLGLTTWMSWRIMVKAGFPGYLGLFNVAGIIPGIGWIIWIILLWVFAFIQWPRDGAGAPRVAYQPPGPLPPQGLPPLPPGPGTPQALPPPQQQLPPPAATGWILSGALPNGTPLGFAFDESRPILTVGAPAAPADLTIIDSSVGAPHARLHLLPGRLGLEDLGTSGGTWIDGAPLLPVNGIREISNSRELRFGAVTLSLARA, from the coding sequence ATGGAAGCCGCGGGCCTCGGCGCGCTGCTCGCCGGTCAGCTGTTCACCGTCGTCGTGCCGCTGATCTTCCTCGGCCTGACCACCTGGATGTCGTGGCGGATCATGGTGAAGGCCGGATTTCCCGGCTATCTCGGCCTGTTCAACGTCGCCGGCATCATCCCCGGCATCGGCTGGATCATCTGGATCATCCTGCTCTGGGTCTTCGCCTTCATCCAGTGGCCGCGCGACGGCGCGGGCGCGCCGCGCGTCGCCTACCAGCCGCCCGGCCCGCTGCCGCCGCAGGGCTTGCCGCCGCTGCCGCCCGGGCCGGGCACGCCGCAGGCCCTGCCGCCGCCGCAGCAGCAACTGCCGCCGCCTGCCGCCACCGGCTGGATCCTGTCCGGCGCCCTGCCCAACGGCACACCGCTGGGCTTTGCCTTCGACGAGAGCCGCCCGATCCTGACCGTGGGCGCGCCGGCGGCACCAGCCGACCTGACGATCATCGACAGCTCGGTCGGTGCGCCGCACGCCCGCCTGCATCTGCTGCCGGGCCGGCTGGGCCTCGAGGATCTCGGCACCTCGGGCGGCACCTGGATCGATGGCGCGCCCCTGCTGCCGGTCAACGGCATCCGCGAGATCAGCAACTCGCGGGAGTTGCGCTTCGGCGCCGTTACGCTTTCCCTGGCACGCGCCTGA
- a CDS encoding succinylglutamate desuccinylase/aspartoacylase family protein, translated as MPRTIERIALPSPSPGTERHIVVHRFGRRDARPRVWLQAAIHADELPGPLVLHHLMPLLVQADREGLIPGEIMVAPLANPVGLSQVVGSVLQGRYALDGSGNFNRGFVDLRDALEAAMAGKLGDEPAANVAAIRAAIETLLAGQKADDESAILKLTLHRLAATADIALDLHCDDQAGLHIYCGPRQAAAFADLAARLGAVALLTAEDSGDTPFDEALTRPWWRLMQRHQDKPIPAEAMISCTVELRGRGDIDDAMARRDAQGIFDWLCARGAVSGEAPPAPASCPATPLDGVGPVRTPHAGLWVPCVEPGTRVAAGDVVGHLVDPMLPADAGRLALKAPVAGIMFARMRPDLAKAGDRVAKIASPESIPDRRGKLLGDR; from the coding sequence ATGCCGCGAACCATCGAGCGTATTGCGCTGCCCTCGCCGTCGCCGGGCACGGAGCGCCATATCGTCGTCCACCGCTTCGGCCGCAGGGACGCGCGCCCGCGCGTCTGGCTGCAGGCGGCGATCCATGCCGACGAGCTGCCCGGCCCGCTGGTGCTGCACCACCTGATGCCGCTTCTGGTCCAGGCCGACCGAGAGGGGCTGATCCCCGGCGAGATCATGGTCGCGCCGCTCGCCAATCCGGTAGGCCTGAGCCAAGTGGTGGGCAGCGTGCTACAGGGCCGCTACGCGCTCGACGGCTCGGGCAACTTCAACCGCGGCTTCGTCGACCTGCGCGATGCGCTCGAGGCGGCGATGGCCGGCAAGCTCGGCGACGAGCCGGCCGCCAACGTCGCCGCGATCCGCGCCGCGATCGAGACGCTCCTGGCCGGGCAGAAGGCCGACGACGAAAGCGCCATCCTCAAGCTCACCCTGCATCGCCTCGCCGCCACCGCCGACATCGCGCTCGACCTGCATTGCGACGACCAGGCGGGACTGCACATCTATTGCGGCCCGCGCCAGGCCGCCGCCTTCGCCGATCTCGCCGCGCGTCTGGGCGCCGTCGCCCTGCTCACCGCGGAGGATTCCGGCGACACGCCGTTCGACGAGGCGCTGACGCGGCCGTGGTGGCGGCTGATGCAGCGCCATCAGGACAAGCCGATCCCGGCCGAGGCGATGATCTCCTGCACTGTCGAGCTGCGCGGCCGCGGCGATATCGACGACGCGATGGCGCGGCGCGATGCGCAGGGCATCTTCGACTGGCTGTGCGCGCGCGGCGCCGTCTCCGGCGAGGCGCCGCCGGCGCCTGCGTCCTGCCCGGCGACGCCGCTCGACGGCGTCGGCCCGGTGCGCACGCCGCATGCCGGGCTGTGGGTGCCCTGCGTCGAGCCCGGCACGCGCGTGGCGGCCGGTGACGTCGTGGGCCATCTCGTCGATCCGATGCTGCCGGCCGATGCCGGCCGCTTGGCGCTGAAGGCACCGGTGGCCGGCATCATGTTCGCGCGCATGCGGCCCGATCTCGCCAAGGCGGGCGATCGCGTCGCCAAGATCGCCAGCCCCGAATCGATTCCCGACCGGCGCGGCAAGCTGCTGGGCGACCGCTGA
- the folD gene encoding bifunctional methylenetetrahydrofolate dehydrogenase/methenyltetrahydrofolate cyclohydrolase FolD, whose amino-acid sequence MTASLIDGKAYAAGLRSRVAGAVAQLQSTAGVTPGLAVVLVGEDPASQVYVRSKGKQSLEVGMASFEHRLPAATTQAELLEVVATLNADPLVHGILVQLPLPRHISTAEVIRAIDPDKDVDGLHPMNAGRLSQVGAGEPLDFPVSCTPLGCLMLLKDSLGALSGADALVIGRSVLVGKPVAQLLLREDCTVTMAHSRTRDLAAACRHADIVVAAVGRARMVKGDWIKPGATVIDVGINRVAQPDGKSRLIGDVDFAAARDVARAITPVPGGVGPMTVACLLHNTLQAARRSAGLAPAKLY is encoded by the coding sequence ATGACAGCCAGCCTGATCGACGGCAAGGCCTATGCCGCGGGTTTGCGCAGCCGCGTCGCCGGCGCGGTCGCCCAGCTGCAATCCACCGCGGGCGTGACGCCGGGACTCGCCGTGGTGCTGGTCGGCGAGGATCCGGCCAGCCAGGTCTATGTCCGCAGCAAGGGCAAGCAGAGTCTCGAGGTCGGCATGGCGAGCTTCGAGCATCGTCTGCCCGCGGCCACGACGCAGGCCGAGCTTCTGGAAGTGGTGGCGACGCTCAACGCCGATCCCCTGGTGCACGGCATCCTGGTGCAGCTGCCGCTGCCCAGGCACATCTCTACCGCCGAGGTGATCCGCGCCATCGACCCCGACAAGGACGTCGACGGCCTGCATCCGATGAACGCCGGCCGCCTGTCGCAGGTCGGCGCCGGCGAGCCGCTCGATTTCCCGGTGTCGTGCACGCCGCTGGGCTGCCTGATGCTGCTCAAGGACTCGCTGGGCGCGCTCTCCGGCGCCGACGCCCTGGTGATCGGCCGCTCGGTGCTGGTCGGCAAGCCGGTGGCGCAATTGCTGCTGCGCGAGGACTGCACCGTGACCATGGCGCATTCGCGCACCCGCGACCTGGCGGCGGCCTGCCGGCACGCCGACATCGTCGTCGCCGCCGTCGGCCGCGCGCGCATGGTGAAGGGCGACTGGATCAAGCCGGGGGCGACGGTGATCGATGTCGGCATCAACCGCGTGGCCCAGCCCGACGGCAAGTCGAGGCTGATCGGCGATGTCGACTTCGCCGCCGCCCGCGACGTGGCGCGCGCCATCACGCCTGTGCCCGGCGGCGTTGGGCCGATGACCGTGGCCTGCCTGCTGCACAACACCCTGCAGGCTGCCCGCCGAAGCGCCGGGCTGGCGCCGGCGAAGCTGTATTAG
- a CDS encoding transporter substrate-binding domain-containing protein, with product MRIGGRLKLLAIATALAIALPAPCAPPVLAQQPGSTTAQSTTPPRPRPATPPHKAKPGQKPPAAPTLKATVVTEGRFPPFNMLDAQGRPAGFEVDLAAELCRRARIDCRIVTAPWDDILPGLLDKRYDAIMASMDMTPERRRQIAFGRRYMLVPGAFVMPRNSMVPDGAPALLRGKTVGVQRGTVYADYLQRAFRKTIRMKMFATADEARAELAAGKLDAALGDKVALWRWLKTPEGACCEFFGQDVKDTRSLGDGVGIGFRKDDAKLRDAFNKALAEAAADGTLRRLAEKYVPFAIY from the coding sequence ATGCGGATCGGCGGAAGGCTGAAGCTCCTGGCGATCGCGACGGCGCTGGCGATCGCACTGCCGGCGCCATGCGCGCCGCCGGTGCTCGCCCAGCAGCCGGGATCGACGACGGCGCAATCGACCACGCCGCCCAGGCCCAGGCCGGCCACGCCGCCGCACAAGGCCAAGCCCGGCCAGAAGCCGCCGGCGGCGCCGACGCTGAAGGCCACCGTGGTGACGGAGGGCCGGTTTCCGCCCTTCAACATGCTTGACGCCCAGGGCCGACCCGCCGGCTTCGAGGTCGATCTCGCCGCCGAGCTGTGCCGGCGCGCCCGGATCGACTGCCGGATCGTCACCGCGCCGTGGGACGACATCCTCCCCGGCCTGCTCGACAAGCGCTACGACGCGATCATGGCGTCGATGGACATGACGCCGGAGCGCCGCCGCCAGATCGCCTTCGGCCGGCGCTACATGCTGGTGCCGGGCGCCTTCGTCATGCCCAGGAATTCCATGGTGCCGGACGGCGCGCCGGCGCTGCTGCGCGGCAAGACGGTGGGCGTGCAGCGCGGCACGGTCTATGCCGACTATCTGCAGCGCGCCTTCCGCAAGACGATCCGCATGAAGATGTTCGCGACCGCCGACGAGGCGCGCGCCGAACTGGCCGCCGGCAAGCTCGACGCCGCGCTGGGCGACAAGGTGGCGCTGTGGCGATGGCTGAAGACGCCGGAGGGCGCCTGCTGCGAATTCTTCGGCCAGGACGTCAAGGACACGCGCAGTCTGGGCGACGGCGTCGGCATCGGCTTTCGCAAGGACGACGCCAAGCTGCGCGACGCCTTCAACAAGGCGCTGGCCGAGGCGGCGGCCGACGGCACGCTCAGGCGACTCGCCGAGAAATACGTGCCGTTCGCGATCTACTGA